One Streptomyces sp. NBC_00554 DNA segment encodes these proteins:
- the rplM gene encoding 50S ribosomal protein L13, which translates to MRTFSPKPGDITRQWYVIDAQDVVLGRLATTAANILRGKHKPIYAPHVDAGDFVIIINADKVHLSGNKKTQKLAYRHSGYPGGLRSVRYDELLAKNPEKAVEKAIKGMIPKNTLGRQVLSKLKVYSGDQHPHAAQQPVPFEITQVAQ; encoded by the coding sequence GTGCGTACGTTTAGCCCCAAGCCCGGCGACATCACTCGCCAGTGGTACGTCATCGACGCTCAGGATGTCGTCCTGGGCCGTCTGGCGACCACCGCCGCGAACATCCTTCGGGGCAAGCACAAGCCGATCTACGCCCCCCACGTCGACGCTGGTGACTTCGTCATCATCATCAACGCCGACAAGGTGCACCTCTCCGGCAACAAGAAGACCCAGAAGCTGGCGTACCGCCACTCCGGTTACCCGGGTGGTCTGCGCTCCGTCCGTTACGACGAGCTGCTGGCGAAGAACCCCGAGAAGGCCGTCGAGAAGGCCATCAAGGGCATGATCCCCAAGAACACCCTGGGCCGTCAGGTGCTCTCGAAGCTGAAGGTCTACTCGGGCGACCAGCACCCGCACGCTGCGCAGCAGCCGGTGCCGTTCGAGATCACCCAGGTCGCGCAGTAG
- a CDS encoding NDP-sugar synthase translates to MQEAIILVGGKGTRLRPLTNHTPKPLLNVAGSSFIRHQIAKLMDAGVEHVVFATSYLASLFEEEFKDFSQDLKISYAVESVPLGTGGAIRNAGRLLRGPADAPVLILNGDILSGLDLRDVLEQHKAREADVTLHLTRVSDPRAFGLVPTDEAGRVLSFLEKPKTQEECVTDQINAGCYVFRRSVLDAIPADREVSVEQETFPELVAQGRRVFGHTTEDYWRDLGTPLAFVHGSADLVTGKVTSPLVERQAEALIHPTATVDPTARITGGSTIGPHAVIGPRVVVDRSILGGSVTVAEGARIHESVVDHDSSIGGESFLREAVVGCHAHIGAENELPAQLRLSCGIRIPAQGVRVSGTAAACLTAH, encoded by the coding sequence ATGCAGGAAGCCATCATCCTGGTGGGCGGCAAGGGAACCCGCTTGCGCCCGCTGACCAACCACACCCCGAAACCGCTTCTCAACGTCGCGGGATCCTCCTTCATCCGGCACCAGATAGCCAAGCTGATGGATGCAGGCGTCGAGCACGTGGTGTTCGCCACCTCGTATCTCGCCAGCCTCTTCGAGGAGGAGTTCAAGGACTTCTCCCAGGACCTGAAGATCTCCTACGCGGTCGAGAGCGTCCCGCTCGGTACGGGCGGGGCGATCCGCAACGCCGGCCGCCTGCTGCGCGGTCCGGCGGACGCGCCCGTCCTGATCCTCAACGGCGACATCCTGTCCGGGCTCGACCTGCGTGACGTACTGGAGCAGCACAAGGCGCGGGAAGCGGACGTGACGCTGCATCTCACCCGCGTATCCGACCCTCGTGCCTTCGGCCTCGTGCCCACCGACGAGGCCGGAAGGGTGCTGTCCTTCCTGGAGAAGCCGAAGACCCAGGAGGAGTGCGTCACCGACCAGATCAACGCGGGCTGCTACGTCTTCCGCCGGTCCGTCCTCGACGCCATCCCGGCCGACCGCGAGGTCTCCGTCGAACAGGAGACCTTCCCGGAGCTCGTCGCCCAGGGGCGGCGCGTGTTCGGTCACACCACGGAGGACTACTGGCGCGACCTCGGCACGCCGCTGGCATTCGTGCACGGGTCCGCCGACCTGGTCACCGGCAAGGTGACCTCTCCCCTCGTGGAGCGGCAGGCCGAGGCCCTGATCCATCCCACGGCCACCGTCGACCCGACCGCCCGCATCACGGGAGGCTCGACGATCGGTCCGCACGCCGTCATCGGCCCGCGCGTGGTCGTCGACCGCTCCATCCTCGGCGGGAGCGTCACCGTGGCCGAGGGTGCCCGGATCCACGAGTCCGTGGTGGACCACGACTCCTCGATCGGCGGCGAGTCCTTCCTCCGTGAGGCCGTGGTGGGCTGCCATGCGCACATCGGCGCGGAGAACGAACTGCCCGCCCAGCTGCGCCTGTCGTGCGGCATCCGCATTCCCGCCCAAGGAGTACGCGTCAGCGGCACGGCTGCCGCCTGCCTGACGGCCCACTGA
- a CDS encoding RNA-guided endonuclease InsQ/TnpB family protein has protein sequence MQLRYAFRLYPEPGQERALARAFGCARVVFNDAVRARRDAHETGAPYPSAAVLSRALVTEAKKRPERSWLGEVSAVVLQQSLRDVESAYRNFFACLKGERKGPKIAAPRFKSRKDTRQSIRFTANARWSITPGGRLHLPKIGAVKVVWSRTLPTTPTSVTVIKDSADRFFASFVIDTDPDTDAATVPDTGQSVGIDLGLTLPHARLRSRGGTPIAVLSDGTKVSSPRFLRRAEKKLKKAQRELPRKQKGSRNRDKARLKVARAHVQVADARREFHHQLSSKLIRENQAIAVEDLAVNGLARTRLAKSVHDAGWSSFVDMLQYKAARYGHTFVKIDRFEPTSQTCSVCGVKDGPKPLDVREWTCAACGTVHDRDVNAATNVKTAAGLAVSACGAPVGPGAILARRQETGSHGIPTRSRAAQRHSTR, from the coding sequence ATGCAGCTCCGGTACGCCTTTCGCCTGTACCCGGAGCCCGGCCAGGAACGCGCTCTGGCGCGGGCGTTCGGGTGCGCACGGGTCGTGTTCAACGACGCCGTGCGCGCCCGCCGCGACGCCCACGAGACGGGTGCCCCGTACCCGTCGGCGGCCGTGCTGTCCAGGGCGTTGGTGACCGAGGCGAAGAAGCGCCCGGAGCGGTCCTGGCTGGGTGAGGTCTCCGCAGTCGTGCTCCAACAGTCCCTGCGGGATGTGGAGTCCGCCTATCGCAACTTCTTCGCCTGTCTCAAGGGCGAGCGGAAGGGTCCGAAGATCGCTGCTCCCCGGTTCAAGTCCCGCAAGGACACCCGGCAGTCCATCCGGTTCACCGCCAACGCCCGCTGGTCCATCACCCCGGGCGGACGGCTGCACCTGCCCAAGATCGGGGCGGTGAAGGTCGTCTGGTCCCGGACCCTGCCCACCACCCCCACCTCGGTCACTGTCATCAAGGACAGTGCGGACCGGTTCTTCGCCTCTTTCGTGATCGACACCGACCCGGACACCGACGCCGCCACCGTGCCCGACACCGGCCAGAGTGTGGGCATCGATCTCGGTCTCACCCTCCCCCACGCTCGGCTTCGCTCGCGCGGGGGGACCCCCATCGCGGTCCTGTCCGACGGCACGAAGGTCTCCTCCCCGCGCTTCCTGCGCCGGGCGGAGAAGAAGCTGAAGAAGGCCCAGCGGGAGCTGCCCCGCAAACAGAAGGGATCCAGGAACCGTGACAAAGCCCGCCTGAAGGTCGCCCGCGCCCACGTGCAAGTGGCTGATGCCCGCCGCGAGTTCCACCACCAGCTCTCCAGCAAGCTGATCCGCGAGAACCAAGCGATCGCCGTGGAGGACCTGGCCGTGAACGGACTCGCACGGACCCGGCTGGCGAAATCGGTCCACGACGCGGGCTGGTCATCCTTCGTGGACATGCTCCAGTACAAGGCCGCCCGATACGGGCACACCTTCGTCAAGATCGACCGGTTCGAGCCGACCAGCCAGACCTGCTCTGTCTGCGGAGTCAAGGACGGGCCCAAGCCCCTCGACGTGAGGGAATGGACCTGTGCCGCCTGCGGCACCGTCCACGACCGTGACGTCAACGCCGCAACCAACGTCAAGACGGCCGCCGGACTGGCGGTATCAGCCTGCGGAGCGCCGGTAGGACCAGGAGCGATCCTGGCACGGCGTCAAGAAACAGGAAGCCACGGAATCCCCACCAGGAGCCGTGCCGCGCAGCGGCACAGCACTCGGTAG
- the coaA gene encoding type I pantothenate kinase yields the protein MISPVSSLPRSAHRSKPEATPYVDLTRAEWSALREKTPLPLNAEEVEKLRGLGDVIDLDEVRDIYLPLSRLLNLYVGATDGLRGALNTFLGEKGSQSGTPFVIGVAGSVAVGKSTVARLLQALLSRWPEHPRVELVTTDGFLLPTKELEARGLMSRKGFPESYDRRALTRFVADIKAGKDEVTAPVYSHLIYDIVPGQRLTVRRPDILIVEGLNVLQPALPGKDGRTRVGLADYFDFSVYVDARAEDIEAWYLNRFRKLRATAFQNPSSYFRRYTQVSEDEALDYARTTWRTINKVNLLENVAPTRGRATLVVRKGPDHKVQRLSLRKL from the coding sequence GTGATCTCTCCGGTCTCCTCGTTGCCGCGGAGCGCCCACCGGTCCAAGCCGGAGGCGACTCCCTACGTCGACCTCACCCGTGCCGAGTGGAGCGCGCTGCGCGAAAAAACGCCGCTCCCGCTGAACGCCGAGGAGGTCGAGAAGCTGCGCGGCCTGGGCGATGTCATCGACCTCGACGAGGTGCGGGACATCTACCTGCCGCTGTCCAGGCTGCTCAATCTGTACGTCGGTGCCACGGACGGGCTCAGAGGCGCCCTGAACACCTTCCTGGGCGAGAAGGGCTCCCAGTCCGGCACGCCCTTCGTCATAGGCGTCGCGGGCTCGGTGGCCGTCGGCAAGTCCACGGTCGCCCGCCTCCTGCAGGCCCTGCTCTCCCGCTGGCCCGAGCACCCGCGCGTCGAGCTGGTCACCACGGACGGCTTCCTGCTCCCCACCAAGGAGCTCGAGGCGCGCGGCCTGATGTCGCGGAAGGGTTTCCCCGAGTCGTACGACCGCCGCGCGCTCACCCGGTTCGTCGCCGACATCAAGGCGGGCAAGGACGAGGTGACGGCCCCCGTCTACTCGCACCTGATCTACGACATCGTCCCCGGCCAGCGGCTCACGGTCCGCCGCCCCGACATCCTGATCGTCGAGGGCCTGAACGTCCTGCAGCCCGCCCTGCCCGGCAAGGACGGCCGCACCCGCGTCGGTCTCGCCGACTACTTCGACTTCAGTGTGTACGTCGACGCCCGCGCCGAGGACATCGAGGCCTGGTACCTCAACCGCTTCCGCAAGCTGCGCGCCACGGCATTCCAGAACCCCTCCTCGTACTTCCGCAGGTACACCCAGGTCTCCGAGGATGAGGCCCTCGACTACGCCCGTACGACCTGGCGGACCATCAACAAGGTGAACCTGCTGGAGAACGTGGCGCCTACCCGGGGCCGCGCGACCCTCGTCGTGCGCAAGGGCCCGGACCACAAGGTGCAGAGGCTGAGCCTGCGCAAGCTTTGA
- the glmM gene encoding phosphoglucosamine mutase → MGRLFGTDGVRGVANADLTAELALGLSVAAAHVLAEAGTFEGHRAVAVVGRDPRASGEFLEAAVVAGLASAGVDVLRVGVLPTPAVAYLTGALGADLGVMLSASHNAMPDNGIKFFARGGHKLADELEDRIEGVYEEHRTGAPWDRPTGSGVGRVRSYDEGFDRYVAHLLGVLPNRIDGLKVVLDEAHGAAARVSPEAFARAGAEIITIGAEPDGLNINDGCGSTHMEKLQAAVLEHGADLGIAHDGDADRCLAVDHTGAEVDGDQILAVLALAMRERSALRSDTVVATVMSNLGFKLAMEREGLSFVQTAVGDRYVLEEMKKHGYALGGEQSGHVIILDHATTGDGTLTGLLLAARVAQTGRTLRDLASVMERLPQVLINVPDVDRSRVGTSAELASAVADAERELGATGRVLLRPSGTEPLVRVMVEAADIDHARSVAGRLADAVKSALG, encoded by the coding sequence GTGGGACGACTCTTCGGCACGGACGGCGTGCGCGGTGTTGCCAACGCGGATCTGACGGCCGAGCTCGCGCTCGGTCTCTCCGTCGCGGCGGCGCACGTACTGGCCGAGGCGGGCACGTTCGAGGGCCACCGGGCAGTCGCGGTGGTCGGTCGTGACCCGCGCGCGTCCGGGGAGTTCCTGGAGGCCGCCGTGGTCGCCGGTCTGGCCAGCGCGGGCGTGGACGTCCTGCGCGTCGGTGTGCTGCCCACCCCCGCGGTGGCGTACCTCACCGGTGCGCTGGGCGCCGACCTCGGCGTGATGCTCTCCGCCAGCCACAACGCCATGCCCGACAACGGCATCAAGTTCTTCGCCCGCGGTGGCCACAAGCTCGCCGACGAGCTGGAGGACCGGATCGAGGGCGTCTACGAGGAGCACCGCACCGGCGCTCCCTGGGACCGGCCGACCGGCTCGGGCGTGGGCCGCGTGCGCAGCTACGACGAGGGCTTCGACCGGTACGTCGCCCACCTCCTCGGCGTACTCCCGAACCGCATCGACGGTCTGAAGGTCGTCCTCGACGAGGCGCACGGTGCCGCGGCCCGGGTGTCGCCCGAGGCCTTCGCGCGCGCCGGCGCAGAGATCATCACGATCGGCGCCGAGCCGGACGGGCTCAACATCAACGACGGATGCGGCTCCACCCACATGGAGAAGCTCCAGGCCGCCGTCCTCGAGCACGGCGCCGACCTCGGCATCGCGCACGACGGCGACGCCGACCGCTGCCTCGCCGTGGACCACACGGGTGCCGAGGTCGACGGGGACCAGATTCTGGCCGTACTCGCGCTGGCGATGCGGGAGCGTTCCGCACTGCGCTCCGACACCGTTGTCGCGACGGTCATGTCCAATCTGGGCTTCAAGCTCGCCATGGAGCGCGAGGGCCTGTCCTTCGTGCAGACGGCGGTCGGTGACCGCTACGTCCTGGAGGAGATGAAGAAGCACGGGTACGCGCTCGGCGGCGAGCAGTCCGGGCACGTGATCATCCTCGACCACGCCACCACCGGCGACGGCACGCTGACCGGGCTGCTCCTCGCGGCCCGGGTCGCCCAGACCGGTCGTACGCTCCGGGACCTCGCGTCCGTCATGGAGCGGCTGCCGCAGGTGCTCATCAATGTGCCGGACGTCGACAGGTCGCGGGTGGGGACCTCCGCCGAACTGGCCTCCGCCGTGGCCGACGCCGAGCGTGAACTCGGCGCCACCGGGCGGGTGTTGCTCCGTCCCTCCGGCACCGAGCCGCTCGTACGGGTGATGGTCGAGGCCGCCGACATCGACCACGCGCGGTCGGTGGCCGGGCGGCTCGCGGACGCCGTGAAGTCCGCTCTCGGCTAG
- a CDS encoding DUF389 domain-containing protein, whose protein sequence is MLHLRLITPAGKTDDVVRLIENTVGTAHLVVVPGAARNPAGDVVMVDVAREAGDELISGLQELDLDKTGSIAVENIDLSLSKRADKAEDEAPGEGVDAVLWEHLTDATHEESTLSVTYVGLLAVATMLAACGVMLDNAILIVGAMAVGPEFGPLAGISTALVQRAPQLVWRSLWALLAGFAVAIVLTAGFSWLLDALGLFERSMVEAARPNTAFIWKPDWMSFVVAFLAGVAGTLSLTSAKSGALIGVAISVTTVPAAANAAVAFSYTDYSQTWGSTWQLLANLGGIIAAGTLTLLAQKWFWARQRARTPEVA, encoded by the coding sequence ATGCTGCATCTGCGCCTGATCACCCCGGCCGGCAAGACGGACGACGTGGTGCGCCTGATCGAGAACACGGTCGGCACCGCCCATCTCGTGGTCGTGCCGGGCGCCGCCCGCAACCCCGCCGGAGACGTGGTGATGGTCGACGTCGCGCGCGAGGCGGGCGACGAACTCATCAGCGGTCTCCAGGAGTTGGACCTCGACAAGACCGGCTCGATCGCCGTCGAGAACATCGACCTGTCACTGTCGAAGCGCGCCGACAAGGCGGAGGACGAGGCGCCGGGCGAGGGTGTGGACGCGGTGCTGTGGGAGCACCTGACGGACGCGACGCACGAGGAGTCGACGCTCAGCGTCACCTATGTGGGGCTCCTGGCGGTCGCGACGATGCTCGCGGCCTGCGGTGTGATGCTCGACAACGCGATCCTGATCGTGGGCGCGATGGCCGTGGGCCCGGAGTTCGGGCCGCTCGCCGGGATCTCCACGGCGCTGGTGCAGCGGGCCCCGCAACTGGTGTGGCGGTCGCTGTGGGCGCTGCTCGCCGGGTTCGCCGTCGCCATAGTGCTGACGGCGGGCTTCAGTTGGCTGCTGGACGCGCTCGGGCTGTTCGAGAGGTCGATGGTGGAGGCGGCCCGGCCGAACACGGCCTTCATCTGGAAGCCCGACTGGATGTCCTTCGTCGTGGCCTTCCTGGCGGGCGTCGCGGGCACCCTCTCGCTCACGTCCGCGAAGTCCGGCGCGCTGATCGGCGTCGCGATCTCGGTGACGACGGTCCCGGCGGCGGCGAACGCGGCGGTGGCCTTCAGCTACACGGACTACTCCCAGACCTGGGGCTCCACTTGGCAGCTCCTCGCCAACCTCGGCGGCATCATCGCCGCCGGCACGCTCACGCTGCTCGCCCAGAAGTGGTTCTGGGCGAGACAGCGCGCGCGTACACCTGAAGTGGCCTAG
- a CDS encoding glycoside hydrolase family 26 protein, with the protein MRLSRTLTGKSDTGRVADGRPRGDHSMTTLRPSRRLLLGTCAGAALLAPLGVWAWPEQQESAAGPRAVPTELRDRDPKATPEARQVYAMLANLENTARRGRPSRTVIGQHVELHNERYNPQYGDYQGTKAPGYYYRKARDITGRLPGFVELDLGPGYGQPGWAVGQARSYSGAWPSCRRYWGYTEDAVDLAVGVWAGLPRTADGSYRPSGTHRECASGAEVSLPHNGGAPAGLVGFSFHQPYPGSPVKGYTQTLHRNSPAAKDPRWFARMTSPGTAEHKSLQLDLAFLADHLGYLAGRGVPVLLRPYHEMNTAPGRGFWWAGQDPDAFRTLWRLTYDYLVNRRGLHNLIFVWAPNSWDGSYGREPRAYYPGGRYVDIVGVDDYSDTPARPFGGGAWTEVWYRGLERYRRPRIVSESFHVPLNAAQPRTLTRTPWVLWTVWGQALSYDNVSAPRKKNTADDVKRTYHSSRMITAQDFG; encoded by the coding sequence GTGAGACTCTCCCGCACGCTCACCGGCAAGTCGGACACTGGCCGTGTCGCCGACGGCCGGCCCCGGGGGGACCACTCCATGACCACGCTGCGCCCGTCCCGACGCCTGCTGCTCGGGACCTGCGCGGGCGCCGCGCTACTGGCCCCGCTGGGAGTGTGGGCCTGGCCCGAGCAGCAGGAGAGCGCGGCCGGGCCCCGGGCGGTGCCGACCGAACTGCGGGACCGGGATCCGAAGGCGACCCCCGAGGCACGCCAGGTGTACGCGATGCTCGCGAACCTGGAGAACACCGCGCGCCGCGGCCGCCCGAGCCGCACGGTGATCGGCCAGCACGTGGAGCTGCACAACGAGCGGTACAACCCGCAGTACGGCGACTACCAGGGCACCAAGGCGCCGGGCTACTACTACCGCAAGGCCCGCGACATCACCGGCCGGCTGCCCGGCTTCGTGGAACTGGACCTCGGCCCCGGCTACGGCCAACCCGGCTGGGCGGTGGGCCAGGCCCGCTCCTACTCCGGCGCCTGGCCGAGCTGCCGCCGCTACTGGGGGTACACCGAGGACGCCGTGGACCTCGCCGTCGGCGTGTGGGCGGGCCTGCCCCGGACGGCCGACGGCTCGTACCGCCCCTCCGGCACACACCGGGAGTGCGCGTCCGGGGCCGAGGTCTCCCTGCCGCACAACGGGGGCGCTCCGGCGGGCCTGGTCGGGTTCTCCTTCCACCAGCCCTACCCGGGCAGCCCCGTCAAGGGCTACACCCAGACGCTGCACCGCAACTCACCGGCCGCGAAGGACCCCCGCTGGTTCGCCCGGATGACAAGCCCGGGCACCGCCGAGCACAAGTCCCTGCAGCTAGACCTCGCCTTCCTCGCCGACCACCTGGGCTACCTGGCCGGCCGCGGGGTCCCCGTACTGCTGCGGCCGTACCACGAGATGAACACCGCGCCCGGCAGGGGCTTCTGGTGGGCGGGCCAGGACCCGGACGCGTTCCGGACGCTGTGGCGGCTGACGTACGACTACCTCGTGAACCGGCGCGGCCTGCACAACCTGATCTTCGTGTGGGCGCCGAACTCCTGGGACGGGTCCTACGGGCGGGAACCCCGGGCCTACTACCCCGGCGGGCGCTACGTCGACATCGTGGGCGTCGACGACTACAGCGACACCCCGGCCCGCCCGTTCGGCGGCGGAGCCTGGACCGAGGTCTGGTACCGCGGCCTGGAGCGGTACCGCAGGCCGCGGATCGTCTCCGAGTCCTTCCACGTACCGCTCAACGCGGCCCAGCCCCGGACCCTGACCAGGACGCCCTGGGTGCTGTGGACGGTGTGGGGCCAGGCCCTGTCGTACGACAACGTGTCCGCGCCCCGGAAGAAGAACACCGCGGACGACGTGAAACGGACCTATCACTCTTCGCGCATGATCACGGCACAAGACTTCGGTTGA
- a CDS encoding glycosyltransferase family 2 protein, protein MASTVADEGVPHSRQNAKLTKRTASWKPGILPFLVPFVLLVAFGLWSYRPSSTPLSWVLTVVWSLPVVGVLVGIQGAVLLRRRVRKSDRMAPPAPVDQDFLIILCPTIGRHDTYPALERSILSYVEHMPEWFPYMRVDILTEEGCEAAADIDRLADSHPLIRVITVPKAYVPENGTRFKARANHYAHELRIEEGEALDYVWVLHMDDDTGVGPDTSSSLAQFINRQRRAHPDEAKHMAQGILTYPRENAVNLFTWLADAVRPADDIARFRALTGMGTPAAGVHGELLVLRASIEAEIGWDFGPKEIVEDARLALTFCRKYPGRSDWFNGRCYGASPSTAADFVKQRDRWAWGLVALCFNRSVPLRYRWFLSICVTTWILGPLQHIGAVLLFGWLINDMNTSPATQSVTILWAFNFAYVIWTYWEGLRLNALASVSGRRKWWEPIVVIALIPVFSVLEGIGGFKGFLKFVRREENKFVVIAKPA, encoded by the coding sequence ATGGCATCAACAGTCGCCGACGAGGGTGTTCCGCACTCTCGGCAGAACGCGAAACTGACGAAGCGCACCGCGTCGTGGAAACCGGGGATCCTGCCGTTCCTGGTGCCCTTCGTCCTGCTGGTCGCCTTCGGGCTGTGGTCCTACCGGCCCAGCTCGACTCCGCTGAGCTGGGTCCTGACCGTCGTCTGGTCCCTGCCGGTGGTCGGTGTGCTGGTCGGTATCCAGGGCGCCGTGCTGCTCCGCCGCCGGGTCCGCAAGAGCGACCGGATGGCCCCGCCGGCGCCGGTCGACCAGGACTTCCTGATCATCCTCTGCCCGACCATCGGACGTCACGACACCTACCCGGCCCTGGAACGCTCGATCCTGTCCTACGTCGAGCACATGCCGGAGTGGTTTCCGTACATGCGCGTCGACATCCTCACCGAGGAGGGCTGCGAGGCAGCGGCGGACATCGACCGGCTCGCCGACTCGCACCCGCTGATCCGGGTGATCACCGTCCCCAAGGCGTACGTCCCGGAGAACGGCACCCGCTTCAAGGCCCGCGCCAACCACTACGCCCACGAGCTGCGTATCGAGGAGGGCGAGGCCCTCGACTACGTCTGGGTGCTGCACATGGACGACGACACCGGCGTCGGCCCCGACACCTCGTCCTCGCTCGCCCAGTTCATCAACCGGCAGCGCCGCGCCCACCCCGACGAGGCCAAGCACATGGCCCAAGGCATCCTCACGTATCCGCGTGAGAACGCGGTCAACCTCTTCACCTGGCTCGCCGACGCGGTACGCCCCGCCGACGACATCGCCCGTTTCCGCGCGCTGACCGGCATGGGTACCCCGGCCGCCGGTGTGCACGGCGAGCTGCTGGTGCTGCGCGCGTCCATCGAGGCTGAGATCGGCTGGGACTTCGGCCCCAAGGAGATCGTCGAGGACGCTCGCCTCGCCCTGACCTTCTGCCGCAAGTACCCGGGCCGCAGCGACTGGTTCAACGGCCGCTGCTACGGCGCCTCCCCCTCCACCGCGGCCGACTTCGTCAAGCAGCGCGACCGGTGGGCCTGGGGCCTGGTGGCTCTCTGCTTCAACAGGTCCGTGCCCTTGCGCTACCGCTGGTTCCTGTCGATCTGTGTGACCACCTGGATCCTCGGCCCCCTCCAGCACATCGGCGCCGTGCTGCTCTTCGGCTGGCTCATCAACGACATGAACACCTCGCCCGCGACCCAGTCCGTGACCATCCTGTGGGCGTTCAACTTCGCCTACGTCATCTGGACCTACTGGGAGGGACTGCGGCTCAACGCGCTCGCGTCCGTCAGCGGCAGACGCAAGTGGTGGGAGCCGATCGTGGTGATCGCTCTCATCCCCGTCTTCTCCGTGCTGGAAGGAATCGGAGGCTTCAAGGGCTTCCTGAAGTTCGTCCGGCGCGAGGAGAACAAGTTCGTCGTGATCGCCAAGCCCGCCTGA
- the rpsI gene encoding 30S ribosomal protein S9 gives MAETTVEQPVEETEGELVENVENYTTESEVPPVEGEYTSESLAGRFGDPQPAAGLGRRKNAIARVRIVPGTGKWKINGRTLEDYFPNKVHQQEVNEPFKVLELDNRYDVVARITGGGVSGQAGALRLGVARALNEADVDNNRGALKKAGFLKRDDRAVERKKAGLKKARKAPQYSKR, from the coding sequence GTGGCCGAGACCACCGTTGAGCAGCCGGTCGAAGAGACCGAGGGCGAGCTCGTCGAGAACGTCGAGAACTACACCACCGAGTCCGAGGTCCCGCCCGTCGAGGGCGAGTACACCTCGGAGTCGCTCGCGGGCCGCTTCGGCGACCCGCAGCCGGCCGCCGGCCTGGGCCGTCGCAAGAACGCCATCGCCCGCGTCCGGATCGTCCCGGGCACCGGCAAGTGGAAGATCAACGGTCGCACCCTTGAGGACTACTTCCCCAACAAGGTGCACCAGCAGGAAGTCAACGAGCCCTTCAAGGTGCTCGAGCTCGACAACCGCTACGACGTTGTCGCCCGCATCACGGGTGGCGGCGTCTCCGGTCAGGCCGGTGCGCTCCGTCTCGGTGTCGCCCGCGCGCTGAACGAGGCCGACGTCGACAACAACCGCGGCGCCCTCAAGAAGGCCGGCTTCCTCAAGCGCGACGACCGTGCGGTCGAGCGCAAGAAGGCCGGTCTCAAGAAGGCCCGTAAGGCCCCGCAGTACAGCAAGCGTTAA